A region from the Bos indicus isolate NIAB-ARS_2022 breed Sahiwal x Tharparkar chromosome 14, NIAB-ARS_B.indTharparkar_mat_pri_1.0, whole genome shotgun sequence genome encodes:
- the LRRC14 gene encoding leucine-rich repeat-containing protein 14 → MHTLVFLSTRQVLQCQSAACQALPLLPRELFPLLFKVAFMDKKTVVLRELVHTWPFPLLSFQQLLQECAHCSRALLQERPSTESMQAVILGLTARLHTPETEPGTQPLCRKHTLRVLDMTGLLDDGVEQDPGTMSMWDCTAAVARTCIEQQQGRTAEPGQAPVPVEVRVDLRVNRASYAFLREALRSSVGSPLRLCCRDLRAEDLPMRNTVALLQLLDAGCLRRVDLRFNNLGLRGLSVIIPHVARFQHLASLRLHYVHGDSRQPSVDGEDNFRYFLAQMGRFTCLRELSMGSSLLSGRLDQLLSTLQSPLESLELAFCALLPEDLRFLARSSHAVHLKKLDLSGNDLSGSQLEPFQGLLQAAAATLLHLELTECQLADTQLLATLPVLTRCASLRYLGLYGNPLSVAGLRELLRDSVVQAELRTVVHPFPVDCYEGLPWPPPASVLLEASINEEKFARVEAELHQLLLASGRAHVLWTTDIYGRLAADYFSL, encoded by the exons ATGCACACCCTCGTGTTCCTGAGCACACGGCAGGTGCTCCAGTGCCAGTCAGCTGCCTGCCAGGCCCTGCCCCTGCTGCCGAGAGAGCTCTTCCCCTTGCTGTTCAAAGTGGCCTTCATGGACAAGAAGACTGTAGTGCTGCGTGAGCTGGTACACACTTGGCCTTTCCCGCTGCTCAGCTTCCAGCAGCTGCTGCAGGAGTGTGCCCACTGCAGCCGGGCCCTGCTGCAGGAGCGGCCCAGCACAGAGAGCATGCAAGCTGTGATCCTGGGCCTGACTGCCCGGCTCCACACCCCGGAGACTGAGCCTGGCACGCAGCCCCTCTGCAG GAAGCATACGCTGCGGGTGCTGGATATGACGGGCCTCCTGGATGACGGCGTGGAGCAGGACCCTGGCACCATGAGCATGTGGGATTGCACGGCAGCTGTGGCCCGCACGTGCATCGAACAGCAGCAGGGCAGGACTGCAGAGCCTGGCCAGGCCCCTGTTCCTGTGGAGGTGCGTGTGGACCTGCGGGTGAACCGGGCTTCCTATGCGTTCTTGCGGGAGGCACTCCGCAGCAGTGTAGGCAGCCCACTGCGGCTCTGCTGTCGGGACCTGCGGGCTGAGGACCTGCCCATGCGCAATACAGTGGCCCTGCTGCAGCTTCTGGATGCAGGCTGCCTGCGCCGCGTGGACTTGCGCTTCAACAACTTGGGCCTGCGCGGCCTGTCCGTCATCATCCCACACGTGGCCCGCTTCCAGCACCTGGCTAGCCTGCGGCTGCACTATGTGCATGGGGACTCTCGACAGCCCTCTGTGGACGGTGAGGATAACTTCCGCTACTTTCTGGCCCAGATGGGCCGCTTCACCTGTCTGCGGGAGCTCAGCAtgggctcctctctcctctcagGGCGGCTGGACCAGCTGCTCAG caccctgCAGAGCCCCCTGGAGAGCCTGGAGCTAGCCTTCTGTGCCCTGCTGCCTGAGGACCTGCGTTTTCTGGCACGGAGCTCCCATGCTGTCCACCTCAAGAAGTTGGACCTGAGTGGCAACGACCTGTCTGGGAGCCAGCTGGAGCCCTTCCAGGGTCTGTTGcaggcagcagcagccacactgTTGCACCTCGAGCTGACCGAGTGCCAGCTTGCCGATACCCAGCTGCTAGCCACACTGCCTGTGCTGACTCGTTGTGCCAGCCTCCGCTACCTCGGCCTCTACGGCAACCCACTGTCTGTGGCAGGGCTCAGGGAGCTACTGCGGGACTCGGTGGTGCAGGCTGAGCTGCGCACAGTGGTGCACCCTTTCCCTGTGGACTGCTACGAGGGCCTGCCTTGGCCACCGCCTGCCTCTGTCCTCCTGGAAGCCTCCATCAATGAGGAGAAGTTTGCCCGTGTAGAGGCCGAGTTGCACCAGTTGCTACTGGCCTCAGGCCGTGCGCACGTGCTCTGGACCACAGACATCTACGGGCGCCTGGCTGCAGACTACTTCAGCCTGTGA
- the LRRC24 gene encoding leucine-rich repeat-containing protein 24 isoform X2: MAPGAPALLLLSLLSLPGLPPRAAACPAACRCYSATVECGALRLRVVPPGIPPGTQTLFLQDNSIARLEPGILAPLASLRHLYLHNNSLHALESGAFRTQSRLLELALTGNRLRGLRVGAFAGLAQLRVLYLAGNQLVQLLDFTFLHLQRLQELHLQENSIELLEDQALAGLSSLALLDLSRNQLGTISREALQPLASLQVLRLTENPWRCDCALHWLGAWIKEGGQRLLSSRDKKILCAEPPRLALQSLLEVSGSSLICIPPSVHVEPLEVTANLGEDLRVACQASGYPQPLVTWRKVAQPREGAPRAQAQPEVGWRGTGGLGASDTGSGMLFLTNITLAHAGKYECEASNAGGAARVPFQLLVNVSRQQQLAPAPPPAGGPVSHEPLPETGSMAFRALGLATQTAIAAAIALLALTALLLATMICRRRRRRKKAPGPSGEGALFVNDYSDGPCTFAQLEELRDERGHEMFVIDRSKPLFAEGPAEAAEAPGVAQGLPLQPPSAYEIHC, translated from the exons ATGGCCCCAGGGGCGCCTGCACTGCTGCTATTGTCGCTGCTGTCTCTGCCGGGTCTCCCGCCTCGCGCTGCCGCCTGCCCCGCCGCCTGCCGCTGCTACAGCGCCACGGTGGAGTGCGGTGCTCTGCGACTGCGCGTAGTCCCGCCTGGAATCCCACCCGGGACGCAG ACGCTGTTCCTGCAGGACAACAGCATCGCGCGCCTGGAGCCGGGCATCCTGGCGCCCCTCGCCTCCCTGCGCCATCTCTACCTGCACAACAACAGCCTACACGCCCTGGAGTCGGGCGCCTTCCGCACGCAGTCGCGCCTGCTGGAACTGGCGCTCACTGGCAACCGGCTGCGCGGCTTGCGCGTCGGTGCTTTCGCAGGCCTGGCCCAACTGCGCGTGCTCTACCTAGCTGGCAACCAGCTGGTACAGCTGCTGGATTTCACCTTCCTACACTTGCAG CGACTGCAGGAGCTGCACTTGCAGGAAAACAGCATTGAGCTGCTGGAGGACCAGGCCCTGGCTGGGCTCTCCTCACTGGCACTGCTGGACCTCAGCAGGAACCAGCTGGGCACCATCAGCCGGGAGGCCCTGCAGCCACTGGCCAGCCTGCAGGTCCTGCGCCTCACAG AGAACCCATGGCGCTGTGACTGTGCCCTGCACTGGCTGGGAGCCTGGATCAAGGAGGGAGGCCAGCGACTGCTCAGCTCCAGGGACAAGAAGATCCTGTGTGCAGAGCCCCCGCGCCTGGCACTTCAGAGTCTCCTGGAAGTATCTGGAAGTAGCCTCATCTGCATCCCACCGTCTGTGCACGTGGAGCCGCTGGAGGTGACAGCCAACCTGGGTGAGGACCTGCgggtggcctgccaggcttcaggTTACCCGCAGCCCCTGGTGACCTGGAGAAAGGTGGCACAGCCTCGCGAGGGTGCACCTCGCGCCCAGGCGCAGCCGGAAGTTGGGTGGCGGGGCACAGGAGGTCTCGGGGCCTCCGACACCGGCAGCGGCATGCTCTTCCTCACCAACATCACCCTGGCCCACGCCGGAAAGTACGAGTGTGAGGCCTCCAACGCCGGAGGCGCCGCCCGAGTACCCTTCCAGCTCTTGGTCAACGTGTCCCGGCAGCAGCAGCTGGCACCCGCGCCGCCCCCGGCCGGCGGCCCAGTCAGCCACGAGCCCCTGCCCGAGACGGGCAGCATGGCCTTCCGTGCCCTGGGCCTGGCCACACAGACGGCCATCGCGGCTGCCATTGCGCTCCTGGCGCTCACGGCTCTGTTACTGGCGACCATGATCTGCCGCAGGCGGCGCAGGCGTAAAAAGGCGCCGGGGCCTTCCGGGGAGGGAGCGCTCTTCGTCAACGACTACTCCGACGGGCCCTGCACCTTCGCGCAGCTCGAGGAGCTCCGCGACGAGCGGGGCCACGAGATGTTCGTCATCGACCGTTCCAAGCCGCTCTTCGCCGAGGGCCCGGCGGAAGCGGCCGAAGCGCCTGGAGTCGCGCAGGGGCTCCCACTGCAGCCCCCCTCCGCCTACGAGATCCACTGCTGA
- the LRRC24 gene encoding leucine-rich repeat-containing protein 24 isoform X1, producing MAPGAPALLLLSLLSLPGLPPRAAACPAACRCYSATVECGALRLRVVPPGIPPGTQTLFLQDNSIARLEPGILAPLASLRHLYLHNNSLHALESGAFRTQSRLLELALTGNRLRGLRVGAFAGLAQLRVLYLAGNQLVQLLDFTFLHLQRLQELHLQENSIELLEDQALAGLSSLALLDLSRNQLGTISREALQPLASLQVLRLTGCVPEPPLSYMPAAAPPTENPWRCDCALHWLGAWIKEGGQRLLSSRDKKILCAEPPRLALQSLLEVSGSSLICIPPSVHVEPLEVTANLGEDLRVACQASGYPQPLVTWRKVAQPREGAPRAQAQPEVGWRGTGGLGASDTGSGMLFLTNITLAHAGKYECEASNAGGAARVPFQLLVNVSRQQQLAPAPPPAGGPVSHEPLPETGSMAFRALGLATQTAIAAAIALLALTALLLATMICRRRRRRKKAPGPSGEGALFVNDYSDGPCTFAQLEELRDERGHEMFVIDRSKPLFAEGPAEAAEAPGVAQGLPLQPPSAYEIHC from the exons ATGGCCCCAGGGGCGCCTGCACTGCTGCTATTGTCGCTGCTGTCTCTGCCGGGTCTCCCGCCTCGCGCTGCCGCCTGCCCCGCCGCCTGCCGCTGCTACAGCGCCACGGTGGAGTGCGGTGCTCTGCGACTGCGCGTAGTCCCGCCTGGAATCCCACCCGGGACGCAG ACGCTGTTCCTGCAGGACAACAGCATCGCGCGCCTGGAGCCGGGCATCCTGGCGCCCCTCGCCTCCCTGCGCCATCTCTACCTGCACAACAACAGCCTACACGCCCTGGAGTCGGGCGCCTTCCGCACGCAGTCGCGCCTGCTGGAACTGGCGCTCACTGGCAACCGGCTGCGCGGCTTGCGCGTCGGTGCTTTCGCAGGCCTGGCCCAACTGCGCGTGCTCTACCTAGCTGGCAACCAGCTGGTACAGCTGCTGGATTTCACCTTCCTACACTTGCAG CGACTGCAGGAGCTGCACTTGCAGGAAAACAGCATTGAGCTGCTGGAGGACCAGGCCCTGGCTGGGCTCTCCTCACTGGCACTGCTGGACCTCAGCAGGAACCAGCTGGGCACCATCAGCCGGGAGGCCCTGCAGCCACTGGCCAGCCTGCAGGTCCTGCGCCTCACAG GCTGTGTTCCAGAGCCACCCCTGAGCTacatgcctgctgctgctccaCCTACAGAGAACCCATGGCGCTGTGACTGTGCCCTGCACTGGCTGGGAGCCTGGATCAAGGAGGGAGGCCAGCGACTGCTCAGCTCCAGGGACAAGAAGATCCTGTGTGCAGAGCCCCCGCGCCTGGCACTTCAGAGTCTCCTGGAAGTATCTGGAAGTAGCCTCATCTGCATCCCACCGTCTGTGCACGTGGAGCCGCTGGAGGTGACAGCCAACCTGGGTGAGGACCTGCgggtggcctgccaggcttcaggTTACCCGCAGCCCCTGGTGACCTGGAGAAAGGTGGCACAGCCTCGCGAGGGTGCACCTCGCGCCCAGGCGCAGCCGGAAGTTGGGTGGCGGGGCACAGGAGGTCTCGGGGCCTCCGACACCGGCAGCGGCATGCTCTTCCTCACCAACATCACCCTGGCCCACGCCGGAAAGTACGAGTGTGAGGCCTCCAACGCCGGAGGCGCCGCCCGAGTACCCTTCCAGCTCTTGGTCAACGTGTCCCGGCAGCAGCAGCTGGCACCCGCGCCGCCCCCGGCCGGCGGCCCAGTCAGCCACGAGCCCCTGCCCGAGACGGGCAGCATGGCCTTCCGTGCCCTGGGCCTGGCCACACAGACGGCCATCGCGGCTGCCATTGCGCTCCTGGCGCTCACGGCTCTGTTACTGGCGACCATGATCTGCCGCAGGCGGCGCAGGCGTAAAAAGGCGCCGGGGCCTTCCGGGGAGGGAGCGCTCTTCGTCAACGACTACTCCGACGGGCCCTGCACCTTCGCGCAGCTCGAGGAGCTCCGCGACGAGCGGGGCCACGAGATGTTCGTCATCGACCGTTCCAAGCCGCTCTTCGCCGAGGGCCCGGCGGAAGCGGCCGAAGCGCCTGGAGTCGCGCAGGGGCTCCCACTGCAGCCCCCCTCCGCCTACGAGATCCACTGCTGA
- the RECQL4 gene encoding ATP-dependent DNA helicase Q4 has protein sequence MERLRDVRELLQAWERAFRRQSGRRPGKEDVEAAPEETRALYREYRSLKKALGQAGGVEPHGSGQSLPVAAEQMLEPSCWGHHLNRAATQSPHPPSRWSPQESAQDYGKRLKANLKGSLQARSTLGRIPRLAQRSSSKIPSPEPSGTAAAPISPENVNEVLPQPPRPQLRPGRLQQLRASLSLRLGSLDPDWLQRCHNRTPDFLEVPRTCQPGLGAEDSQLLTPVVESLLSPSAGPEVPLQDPEAPALPAAAVSAGKCQPVDRQGKKRRQSGELEGRLAQTQQGTDQAGPLPEGAGAAGPAEDCPDQPVKAQPPGRTPASRSAIQDRGNYVRLNMKQRRYVRGRALRGRLLRKQAWKQKWQKKGECFGGGQPRAPAQDSCSQHGQLSQWASRCPQPEPLLVPQKDVKVADGAQTQPTLQEASLRTGAACCQVSAGEEDAEPGAPELLVPTGQSVSRMPCPPLSVPPLYPPGPSGQVADTPAEVFQALEQLGHHAFYPGQERVVMRVLSGMSTLLVLPTGAGKSLCYQLPALLYFRRSPCLTLVISPLTSLMDDQLSGLPPGLKGACIHSGMTKKQRDSALQKARAARVQVLMLSPEALVGAGASTLLSQLPPVAFACLDEAHCLSQWSHNFRPCYLRVCQTLRDQMGVHCFLGLTATATRSTALDVAWHLGVTEESVLRGPATIPDNLHLSVSSDRDPDQALVTLLRSDRFRALGSVIIYCHRREDTERVAALLRTCLCDAQDPGPHGRALEAVAEAYHAGLCSRERRRVQRAFMEGRLRMVVATVAFGMGLDRPDVRAVLHLGLPPSFETYVQAVGRAGRDGQPAHCHLFLRPQGQDLRELRRHVHANAVDFFAVKRLVQRVFPPCACARQPPEQEGSRSEEGHLAGAPVAASAQDSGQPSVPHTPRCPGHERVLPVQPTVQALDMPEEAIETLLCYLELHPRRWLKLLAPTYARCHLRWPGGPTQLQALARRCPPLALCLAQQHPDTKQGCSSVELDLVELADSTGWELGPVRRALLQLQWDPEPGTGVPQGTGVLVEFRETAFRLHSPGDLTAQERDQICDFLHSRVQAREREALANLHHTFRAFHSVAFPSCGPCLEQPAWERSSRLKALLSHYFEEESEQPGGLETEDDPELGQDRLQDWEDQIRRDIRQLLSSWPEQRFSGRAVARVFYGIGSPCYPAQVFGRDRRFWRKYLHLSFPALMHLATQELLLWGR, from the exons ATGGAGCGGCTGCGGGACGTGCGGGAGCTGCTGCAGGCGTGGGAGCGCGCATTTCGGCGGCAGAGCGGGCGGCGGCCGGGCAAG GAAGACGTGGAAGCGGCGCCCGAGGAGACCCGCG CGCTGTACCGAGAGTACCGCTCCCTGAAGAAAGCTCTGGGCCAGGCCGGTGGCGTCGAGCCTCACGGCTCGGGGCAGTCGCTTCCCGTGGCGGCCGAGCAG ATGTTGGAGCCCAGTTGCTGGGGGCACCACTTGAATCGGGCTGCTACCCAGAGTCCCCATCCTCCCTCAAGGTGGAGCCCTCAGGAGTCTGCGCAGGATTATGGGAAGAGGCTTAAGGCCAACCTAAAGGGCAGTCTGCAG GCTAGGTCAACCCTGGGCCGGATACCCCGGCTTGCACAAAGATCCTCCTCCAAGATCCCTTCACCGGAGCCATCAGGCACAGCAGCTGCCCCCATCTCTCCAGAAAATGTCAATGAAGTGCTCCCTCAGCCTCCCAGGCCCCAGCTGAGGCCAGGCCGGCTCCAGCAGCTGAGGGCATCCCTGAGCCTGCGACTGGGCTCCCTCGACCCTGATTGGCTGCAGCGGTGTCACAACAGGACCCCAGATTTTCTGGAGGTTCCCAGGACCTGCCAGCCTGGCCTGGGTGCAGAGGATTCACAGCTTCTGACTCCAGTTGTTGAGTCTCTCCTTAGCCCCAGCGCTGGTCCTGAGGTGCCTTTGCAGGACCCAGAGGCTCCAGCCCTACCAGCAGCTGCTGTCAGTGCAGGGAAGTGTCAGCCTGTTGACCGTCAAGGCAAGAAGCGGAGACAGAGTGGGGAGTTGGAGGGAAGGCTTGCACAGACCCAGCAGGGCACTGACCAAGCAGGACCCCTGCCTGAGGGAGCTGGGGCTGCAGGGCCTGCAGAAGACTGTCCAGATCAGCCTGTGAAGGCACAGCCCCCAGGCAGGACCCCAGCCTCCAG ATCTGCCATCCAGGACAGGGGGAACTATGTGCGGCTCAACATGAAGCAGCGACGCTATGTGCGGGGCCGGGCCCTGCGGGGCAGACTCCTTCGCAAGCAG GCATGGAAGCAGAAGTGGCAGAAAAAAGGGGAGTGTTTTGGGGGTGGTcagcccagagccccagcccAGGATTCTTGCTCCCAGCATGGGCAGCTCAGCCAATGGGCGTCCCGATGCCCTCAGCCCG AACCTCTCCTGGTCCCTCAGAAGGATGTCAAGGTTGCAGATGGTGCACAGACCCAGCCCACCTTACAGGAAGCATCCCTGAGGACAGGTGCGGCCTGCTGCCAAGTCTCTG CAGGTGAAGAAGACGCTGAGCCTGGGGCACCTGAGCTGCTGGTGCCCACGGGGCAGTCTGTGTCCAGAATGCCCTGTCCACCTCTTTCCGTGCCTCCACTCTACCCACCGGGGCCCTCGGGTCAGGTGGCAG ACACACCGGCTGAGGTGTTTCAGGCCCTGGAGCAACTGGGGCACCACGCCTTCTACCCCGGGCAGGAGCGTGTGGTCATGCGGGTCCTGTCTG GCATGTCCACCCTGCTGGTGCTGCCCACGGGGGCTGGCAAGTCCCTGTGCTACCAGCTCCCAGCGCTGCTCTACTTCCGGCGAAGCCCCTGCCTCACCCTGGTCATCTCTCCTCTCACGTCACTCATGGATGACCAG CTCTCTGGCCTGCCCCCCGGCTTGAAGGGGGCCTGCATTCACTCAGGGATGACCAAGAAGCAGAGGGACTCTGCCCTGCAGAAG GCTCGTGCGGCCCGCGTGCAGGTGCTGATGCTGTCCCCAGAGGCACTGGTCGGGGCCGGGGCCAGCACCCTCCTCTCTCAGCTGCCGCCGGTCGCCTTTGCCTGCCTCGATGAGGCCCACTGCCTCTCTCAGTGGTCCCACAACTTCCGGCCTTGTTACTTGCGTGTCTGTCAG ACGCTGCGGGACCAGATGGGCGTCCACTGCTTCCTGGGCCTTACAGCCACGGCCACACGCAGCACTGCCCTCGACGTGGCCTGGCACCTGGGCGTGACCGAGGAGTCCGTGCTCAGAGGGCCAGCTACCATTCCTGACAACCTGCACCTCTCCGTGTCCTCGGACAGGGACCCGGACCAG GCGCTGGTGACACTGCTGCGGAGTGACCGTTTCCGGGCTCTGGGCTCCGTCATCATCTACTGCCACAGGCGAGAGGACACAGAGCGTGTCGCCGCCCTGCTGCGCACCTGCCTGTGTGATGCCCAGGATCCGGGGCCCCACG GCCGAGCGCTGGAGGCCGTGGCCGAGGCCTACCATGCTGGCCTGTGCAGCCGAGAGCGGCGGCGGGTGCAGCGGGCCTTCATGGAGGGCCGGCTGCGCATGGTGGTGGCCACGGTGGCCTTCGGGATGGGGCTGGACCGGCCGGACGTGCGGGCGGTGTTGCACCTGGGGCTGCCCCCCAGCTTTGAGACCTACGTGCAGGCAGTGGGTCGTGCAGGGCGTGACGGGCAGCCGGCACACTGCCACCTCTTCCTCCGGCCCCAG GGCCAGGACCTGCGGGAGCTACGCAGACACGTGCACGCCAACGCCGTGGATTTCTTTGCTGTGAAGAGGCTGGTGCAGCGTGTGTTCCCTCCCTGTGCTTGTGCCCGGCAGCCCCCAGAGCAGGAGGGCAGCAGGAGCGAGGAAGGGCACTTGGCCGGGGCCCCTGTAGCTGCGAGTGCCCAGGATTCTGGCCAGCCCAGCGTCCCCCACACACCCCGGTGCCCAGGCCATGAGCGGGTGCTCCCAGTGCAGCCAACCGTTCAGGCCCTGGACATGCCGGAGGAGG CCATTGAGACGCTGCTGTGCTACCTGGAGCTGCACCCACGGCGCTGGCTGAAGCTGCTGGCACCCACCTATGCCCGCTGCCACCTGCGCTGGCCTGGGGGCCCCACCCAGCTCCAGGCCCTGGCCCGCAG GTGCCCCCCACTGGCTCTGTGCTTGGCCCAGCAGCACCCCGACACGAAGCAGGgatgcagttctgtggagttggATCTGGTTGAGCTGGCGGACTCTACGGGCTGGGAGCTGGGCCCTGTGCGGCGAGCTCTCCTCCAGCTGCAGTGGGACCCAGAGCCCGGGACAG GTGTGCCCCAGGGCACTGGGGTGCTGGTGGAGTTCAGGGAGACGGCCTTCCGCCTGCACAGCCCAGGGGACCTGACGGCCCAGGAGAGGGACCAGATTTGCGACTTCCTGCACAGCCGTGTGCAGGCCCGAGAGCGAGAGGCCCTGGCCAACCTGCACCACACTTTCCGGGCTTTTCACAG CGTGGCCTTCCCCAGCTGCGGGCCATGCCTGGAGCAGCCCGCCTGGGAGCGCAGCAGCAGGCTCAAGGCCTTGCTTAGTCACTACTTTGAAGAAGAGTCAGAACAGCCAGGGGgcctggagacagaggatgaCCCCGAGCTGGGACAGGACAGG CTCCAGGACTGGGAAGACCAGATCCGCCGGGACATCCGCCAGCTCCTGTCCTCCTGGCCAGAGCAGCGGTTCTCAGGCAGGGCTGTGGCCCGCGTCTTCTATGGCATCG GGAGTCCCTGCTATCCGGCCCAGGTGTTTGGGCGGGACCGGCGCTTCTGGAGGAAGTACCTGCACCTGAGCTTCCCTGCCCTCATGCACCTGGCCACACAGGAGCTCCTGCTGTGGGGCCGCTGA